The Lutra lutra chromosome 10, mLutLut1.2, whole genome shotgun sequence genome contains a region encoding:
- the LOC125079493 gene encoding olfactory receptor 10G9, with the protein MTNVSLVTTFFLMGLPHAPAMDIPLLGIFLVIYVLTVVGNLLILLVIKVDSHLHTPMYFFLTNLSFIDMWFSTVTVPKMLMTLASPGGRAISLPSCVAQLYSFHFLGSTECFLYTVMSYDRYLAISHPLRYASMMSGRTCALLATSTWLSGSLHSAVQTTLTFRLPYCGPSQIQHYFCDGPPILKLACADTSVNEMVIFVNIGVVASGCFLLIVLSYVSIVWSILKIRTSEGRHRAFQTCASHCIVVLCFFVPCVFIYLRPGSRDAVDGVVAVFYTVLTPLLNPVVYTLRNKEVKKALWKLINIVTFSRSK; encoded by the coding sequence ATGACAAACGTGAGCCTCGTCACAACGTTCTTCCTCATGGGTCTTCCCCATGCTCCAGCAATGGACATTCCCCTCTTGGGAATCTTCTTGGTGATTTATGTACTCACTGTGGTGGGGAACCTCCTCATCCTGCTGGTGATCAAGGTGGATTCCcacctccacacccccatgtacttcttcctgacCAACCTGTCCTTCATTGACATGTGGTTCTCCACCGTCACTGTGCCCAAAATGCTGATGACCTTGGCATCGCCAGGAGGCAGGGCCATCTCTCTTCCGAGCTGCGTGGCCCAGCTCTACTCCTTCCACTTCCTGGGGAGCACTGAGTGTTTCCTCTACACAGTCATGTCCTATGACCGCTACCTGGCCATCAGTCACCCACTCAGGTATGCCAGCATGATGAGTGGGAGGACTTGTGCCCTCCTGGCCACCAGCACGTGGCTCAGTGGCTCTCTGCACTCTGCTGTCCAGACCACACTGACATTCCGTCTTCCCTACTGTGGGCCCAGCCAGATCCAGCATTACTTCTGTGATGGACCTCCCATCCTCAAGCTGGCCTGTGCAGACACCTCTGTCAATGAGATGGTGATCTTTGTCAACATCGGGGTCGTGGCCTCGGGCTGCTTTCTCCTGATAGTGCTGTCCTATGTGTCCATCGTCTGGTCCATCCTGAAGATCCGCACCTCAGAGGGGAGACACAGAGCCTTTCAGACCTGTGCCTCCCACTGCATTGTggtcctttgtttctttgttccctgtgttttcatttacctGAGGCCAGGCTCCCGGGATGCTGTGGATGGGGTTGTGGCAGTTTTCTACACGGTGCTGACACCCCTTCTAAACCCTGTGGTGTACACTCTGAGGAACAAGGAAGTGAAGAAAGCTCTATGGAAGCTTATAAACATAGTAACATTTTCCCGGAGCAAATAA